The Gemmatimonadota bacterium genomic sequence CATCGGCATGCTCTGGCGGCGCAGCAAAGCCGGCGAAATGGAGGAAAAGGCCCAGAAGCGCGCCCAGCGCCTTTTCAAGGAAATGGAAGTTCAGCGCCGGGCGGAGATGCTGGAGGAGAAGAGAAAGTGGCACGACGCGCGGGAGGCCCAGGAGGCGGAAATCAACAGTAGGCAGTCCGCCCTGGTGAGCCAGGAGCAGGATATGATGGACCGGGAGAAAGAGTGCGAGCAGCGGTATGACAACCTGAAGGACCGCGAAGATCAGACCAGCCTGCGGGAAGACGAACTGGAAAAGTCGGAAGAGAGGCTGAACGCGCAGGAAGTCCGCCTGAAGGAATCGGCCTCGGAATACCGAAACCGGCTGGAATCCCTGGCCCGGCTGACCTCCGAGGAAGCCAAGCAGCAGCTCCACGGCGAACTCATCCGCGACGTGAAGCAGGAAGCCGAGCACCAGGTAAGGGACATACTGAAAACCGCGCAGACCAATGCCAACCGGGAAGCGAGACAGATCGTCACGCTGGCGATCAGCCGGTGCGCGGTGGATCAGTCCACGCAGACCAGCGTCGCGGTGGTTCCCCTGCCCAACGACCAGATAAAGGCTCGTATCATCGGTAAAGACGGCCGCAACATCCGGACTTTCGAGGCGGCCAGCGAAGTCAAGGTAATGGTGGACGATACGCCTGAAGCCGTGGTTATCTCCTGTTTCGACCCGATTCGCCGGGAAATCGCCCGGACGGCCATGGCGGATCTCGTATCCAACGGGAAGATCACCCAGAGCCGCATCGAGGAAATCATCGGGCGGGCACGGGAACAGATCGACAGCCGCCTGCTCTCGGAAGGACAACAGGCCGTCAACGAGCTCAAACTGAAATCGATGCATCCCGAGATGATGAAACTGGTCGGCCGGCTGCGGTTCCGGTCCAGTTACGGCCAGAATGCCCTGGATCACTCGAAGGAGGTGGCGTTCCTCACCGGGATGATGGCCGTCGAGATCGGCCTGGACGAACTGCTCGCCCGGCGCTGTGGACTCCTGCATGACGTCGGCAAGGCCCTGGACCACGAGATGGAGGGATCCCATCCGGAAATCGGCCTGGCCTTCGCGGAAAAGTACGGCGAACCCGAGGAAGTCAAGAACGCGATCATCGCCCATCACAACGACGAGAACGAGGAAATCACCTCGCCGATCACTTTTCTGGTCGCCGCCGCGGACGCCATTTCGGGCGCCCGTCCCGGCGCCCGAAGGAATGATCCCGAAGATTATGTCCGCAGGGTGGTGGAACTGGAAGAACTCGCCCGGTCCTTCGACGGGGTGGCTGACGCCTACGCCATCAACGCCGGCCGCGAGATCCGGGTCATGGTCCGGCCGGACCAGGTGGACGACGACCAGACGCACACGCTGGCTTCCGAAATCTCCCAGAAGATCCGCAACGACCTGACCTATCCCGGGCACATCAAGGTGACCGTCATCCGGGAGAAGATCGCCCACAGGATGACGAACAAGCGGGACGACCAGCAGCACGGCGGACGTCGAAGGTCGTACGGACGAAACCGGAACCGGCGTCAGGCTCCGGCGTCCAGCGGACAGGCGGCGGGATAACCACGCCGCGCAGCGGATTCCCGTGTCTCTTACCGAAGAAATCAAGGCGCATGCCGCGTCGCTCGGATTCGATCTTGCCGGCGTAACGACGGCCGATCCACCCCGCCACGGGGATTACTACGCCGAATGGGTCGAGCAGGGTCTGGGCGGCGAGATGGCCTACCTGAAACGCCAGATCGAGAAACGCCAGGATCCACGGAAAATCCTGCCGAACGCCCGGTCCCTCGTTGTGGTCGCCATGAATTACCGGTGTCCGGACCCGGATCCCGGCTCCGGCATGCAGGCCGGCACGCCAGAAAGCACCCCCCGCGGAAGAATCGCCCGGTACGCCCGGGGCGACGATTACCATGACGTGATAAAAGAGAAGCTGCTGGCGCTGCTTCGGTTCGTGCAGGACCGGGCCGGCCGGCCCGTGGAAGGCAAGGTATACGTGGACACGGGGCCCGTGCTGGAACGCGAGTTCGCCGTCCGCGCCGGCCTGGGATGGTTCGGGAAACACACCAACCTCATCCACAAGCGCGTGGGTTCGTGGCTCCTGATCGGGGAGATCCTCCTCGACATCGAACTGAATCCGGACGGGCCTGCGGCCGATCACTGCGGCACGTGCACCCTGTGCCTCGAAGCCTGTCCCACGGACGCCATCGTCGAACCCTACGTGGTCGATTCGCGCCGCTGCATTTCCTACCACACCATAGAATTGAAGGGGGCCATTCCCCTGGAGTACCGCGCGGCGATGGGAGACCGCGTGTTCGGGTGCGACGACTGCCAGGATGTCTGTCCCTGGAACCGCAGCGCGCCCGAAACCGGCGATCCGGCCTTCGTAGCCCGTCCCTGGAACGAAATGCCGGACCTCATCGAAATGCTGGGGTTGACGCCGGAGGCGTTCAGGACCCGGTTCAAGGGCAGTCCCGTTAAACGGACGAAGCGGCGCGGCCTGCTGCGGAACACCGCCGTAGCCCTGGGCAACACGAAGGATCCCAGGGTGGTTCCCGCCCTCGCCGATTCGCTGGGCGACGACGAACCGCTGGTCCGGGGCCATGCGGCCTGGGCGCTGGGAAACGTCGGCGGCGAAAAGGCGCTGGCGGAACTGGAGAAGGCGCGGATGACCGAGGAAGATCCGTGGGTTGTCGAGGAAATTGACCGGGCGCTCGCCGAGTGCGAGGCGTCATGAACGCGTCATGAACGCACGCTGGCGGTGCATACTTTTTTCTAAAAGCCCTTGCCTCCCCGGAGGTTGACCATATATTTCAGGTGGCTTTGGAGGCAGTTGCCGGGCGGTAGATCGACGTCCGGCGGCTTATTCGGTATCTGAATCACCGGCACGGATATGATTAGACACCTCCCGCTCATAGGCCTTGTATTACTCATCGGTTGCGCCGCCCCCCGGACCCTTGAACCGGGTGCGCGCACCGCGCCTCCGACCGAGACGGCGGATATCGCCGGCAATACCGTAGCGGTGGAGGAACCGACCGACCCGGATCTTACCCTCGATCATGTCGCCCCGGCCGATTCCCTGGCGATGAAGGACCCGGCCAGCCTGCTTGCCGACGCCAGGATGCGTTATGACGCGGCCCTCACGGCGCTGGAGCGATCAGATACCACGGCCGCACGCGCCGCGGTCGATGAAGTGCTTGAACTGCTCGTCCTGCTGAGCGACGACCAGAAGCACGCGGCCACCCCCGCGCAGGCCGACCTCCTCAGGAAACTGGGACCGCTGGTGGACCGTATTCAGGCAAGGCGCCGCGCCGCCGCCGAAATCCGGGGTTCGATCCCCAGGGTACTCAACCGTCGCGTCACGCAACAGATCAATCTGTTTCTCAAAGACCGAAGCCTGAACATACTCAAGACCGCGTACCAGCGGTCCGGGCGCTACACCCCGATGATCCGCGAAGAACTGTCCGCCAGGGGAATGCCGCCGGAGCTTCAATGGCTTCCCATCGTCGAAAGCGGCTTCAAGCCCAGGGCCTTCTCGTGGGCGTCCGCGGCGGGCATGTGGCAGTTCATCTACGATACGGGGAAACGGTACGGACTCCAGCGGTCCGGCTGGGTAGACGACCGCTTTGACCCCCACAAGGCCACCCCGGCGGCTCTCGCCTACCTGGGTGACCTGTACACCATGTTCGACGACTGGTTTCTCGCCATGGCGGCGTACAACTGTGGTGAGTACCGGGTGCTCCGCGAGATCAACCGGACGGGAAACCGGGATTACTGGAAAATGCGGCTGCCCAGGGAGACCCGGAATTACGTACCCAAGTTCCTCGCGGTGCTGCATATCATCGAGAACCCGGAGAAATACGGCGTCGAATTGCCGGACACCCACGACCCCTACCTCTTCGAAGAAGTGCGCATCGACAAGTCGGTCGCGCTGCAGCATGTCGCCGATCTGCTCGCCATGCCGCAGGACGATCTCAAGGCGCTGAACACCGACATCCGGTACGGCGTGACGCCGCCCACCGGATTTTCGCTGCGCGTACCCCTGGGCGCGGGTTCGACCCTGCTCGGCAGTCTCGACGAGCTTCCTGAATCGAATTTCAAGCCCCCTCCCGAGGTTCGCAGGTACCGCGTGCGGCGGGGTGATACACTGGGCCACATCGCCGTTAGATTCCGGACCTCGGTCAGCAGACTGCGGAGCATGAACCGGATCCGGGGCAGCCTGATCCGCGTCGGCCAGCTCCTCCGCGTACCCGGAAGGAACTACGGTGGACAGCAATGGGCAGGGCAGACGGCTTCTTACGGTACGCCGAGGGACGCCGCTACACACACCGTGCGGCGTGGCGACTCGCTGACCCGCATCGCCCGGTATTACGGGACTTCCGTCGTGGCGCTGAAGCTGGCCAACGGATTACGTGGAGACCTCATCCACCCAGGCCAGGTGCTTCGCCTGTCGGGAAACGGAAGCGGAACAAGCGGTGCGGTGACCTACAACATCCGGTCGGGGGATACGCTGGCGCGGATCGCCCGGGCCTTTAAGGTTACCCTCGCTGCCCTCATGCGGGCGAACCCCGATGTGCAGGCCAGGCGACTGCAAATCGGTCAACGGATCGTCATACCGGGCTGACCAAGGAGCAAGCGTACATGGGATACGTCAAGGCGGCGGAACTGGATGAGCTGAGTCCGGGCCAGATGAAGATGGTCTCGATCAGCGGGAAGGAGATCGTCCTCTGCAACGTGGACGGGAAGTACTATGCCGCCGACAATTTCTGCCCCCACATGGGCGCGCCCCTGAGCGAAGGGGAACTGGACGGCACCGACCTCTGGTGTCCGTTCCACGGCGCGTCTTTCGATGTGACCACCGGCGACGTCCTGTCGCCTCCTGCCTACGAAAACCTCACCTGCTTCCCGGTCCGGGTGACCGAAGAAGCCGTGGAAATAGACATCTAGCTGCCGTTCGACGGGAGGTGGCGCAACATACCGGTCCAGGTGACCGGCGACGCCGTGGAAATAGAAACCTGGCCGTCAATCGCTGAAATGTTCGTACCCCTTCGGGCGCAGGGGCCGGGGTCCGGTCCGGTCCGTGATGGTGTACCCCCGGTCGGCGGACACGCATTCGCCAATGGGGGTCAGCGGCGTTCCGGTACGCTCCGCAAGTTCTGCTGCCAGGCGCGCCACTCCCTCCGGCGCAACGGCGTACAGCAACTCGAATTCCTCGCCGCTCTCCAGGGCCGTCCCGACGGGATCGATCCGAAGTTCCTCCATGGCCCGCCTGGTTTCCTCCGCCATGGGCAGGGCGTTTCCATCCAGGTTCAACCCTACCCCGCTGTCCCGACCCACGTGCAGGGCGTCTGAACTGAGCCCGTCGCTCACGTCGATCATGGCGTGGACCCACCCGCTTTCAGCCAGCAGAACGCCTTCACGGACCCTGGGAACGGGGGTGCGGTGACGGCACAACACGCCTTCGAACCGGTCCGTTGCCGGGCTCCCCGCGGCCGGCCGCTCCCGTGCCGCACGAAGCAGGCGAAGGCCGGTCTCGCTCGCGCCCAGGTGTCCGGTCACGCACAGGATATCTCCCGCCCGGGCGCCGCTGCGCCGCGTGATGTGTTCCACTGCGGCTTCTCCGCTTACCGTGATGGAGATGACGGTCGGCCCGTCCGTCGAACTCAGATCACCGCCGACGATGGACACGGGATGGCCCGCATGCCCGGCCAGTTCGTGAATCCCCGCGTACAGCGCCTCCACGTCTTCCATGGAGCGATGGGCCGGAAGGCAGAGGGTCGTCAGCGCGTGCCGGGGCACGCCGCCCATGGCCGCGATGTCGCTGAAATTGGCGGCCATGCACTTCCATCCGATCTGCCGCCAGGACGAGAAGTCCAGGTCGAAGTCCACGCCTTCCACGAAGGTGTCGGTCGTCAGCAAGGTCGTCATGCCGGGCGCGGGAGTTATGGCCGCGGCGTCATCGCCGACCCCCAACAGGACGCTCGGGTCCGACTCGGGCAGCGCGTGCCCGATCCGCCGGATCACCTCGAATTCGCCGGGAAGACCCGCGCCTTTTTTACGATGCTCCACGGTTCATCCCCTTGCCGAACCGCCCTTCGACACGCTCCCTCGAGCGCGTGAAGATCTCGATCCCGGCCGTAACGCCCCCACCGAAGAGCAGTCCCTCCAGCGCGCCCAGGGCGACCTGGGTGGTGCGGCCGAACTCGCCTTCTCCGAAGATCGTCGCGATGGTTTCGAGCCGTATCTGCGACGCGTCGAAGGACTGCCGCAGGGTTTCCAGGCTGGCCGTGAACATGTTGCCGCCCATCACGGTCAGGACGATGCTGGCGATCATGCCGCCCAGCGCGCCGAAGACGATGTAGAGCAGGCTTCGCCACTGCCCGGGCCGCCTTGCCAGATAGTACGTTACGACCGGTCCGAGGGCCACGCCCGCGCCAATGAAGGCGCCTTCGAGACCGCCGGTCAAACCCGCGGGTTGCCGGCCGAACAGGGTCTGAATGGTATCGGCACTGTACAGGCTGAACGCCGCGCCCACCATGCCACCGCCGAGCGCGCCGCCCGGAACGCCAAGCCACCGGCCGTATTTCCCGGATACGCGCCACATCGCGACCATTCCGAAGGACACGCCCGCACCTCCGAATGCCCCGCCGAACAAGCCCAGGCCGGCCAGGACGAAAATGGGCGTAAGCGCCTCCGCCGACAGGCCGGAACTAACGGCGGCCAGGGCGGTTCCGAGGAGAAGTCCGCCGAACAGGCCGGACACGGCGCCACCGAAGGTACCGCCGATGCCTTGCTGCATGATGTCGATCCCACCCTGTTGCAGACGCATCAATACGAAACCGACCATCACCATGACCCGGTACAGCCGGGAGAGCTTGACCGACCGGTTCTGTTCCCGCAGGAAGGCCAGGCTGACCGCGCGCTGGAGGCGGCTTACGGACTCGTTGCCCGTGGGTCGGGTAAGTATCGATTCCACGGCCGAACCGAACCAGTCCGCCAATTCGATACTGGCCGCCCGGCGCACGCTCAGCATGGGATCCCGCAACGCGAGGTTCCGGAGCCGGTTGTTCAGCGCCGCGCAACGCACGGGCCGGGATGACTCCACCGCCCGCTTGCGGACTTCCCGGCGATCGTTGTACATGGCCTCCAGAATCACGTTCACCGCATCCGGGACCTTTTCAACCAGCCAGGCCGGCACGGGCCGGTCCCGGTTGAGCAGGCTGATGCAGAGCAGGTACGCTTCGTCGCCGGAGACGCCGATTTCCTCCAGGTACGGCGCGAGCAGGTCCAGGCTTTCGCGGTCCATGATGAGCTGGTAGGTCCTGTAATTCTCCACCGACCGTTCGAGCAGGCTCCGTGCCTGCTTCGCTTCGTAAACGCTGCCGGTCAGCCAGCGGGACACCTCCGGAATCATGCATTCGTGGGCGAGTTCCAGCCACCCTTCCCCTTCCTGGTTTCTGCGCCGGACGATACGGGCGTCGACCAGTTCCCCGAGCAGCGTTCCGAGGGTGTCGGCGTCGTACCGGTCGCCGGCCTGGATCCGCGCAGCCAGTTCGGCCTCCCGCACGACGATGAGCCGCTCCTCTGCAGAGATGAGCGCCAGCAGCACCTGCTGCACCACGGACAGGTCGGCCGCCGAAAACCGGCGGAGGACCCTTGCGAGATAGTCGGCCAGGATCTGCGAAGCGCCGCCCAGCTGGTCGTAGGCCGATTCCGTGATCAGGTTTTTCGTATTGCGTTGATCGTACAGCGTATCGCACACGATCTGCAGGTGTGGCGGATCGACGGAGTTCTCATCGGAGAGATCCTCCAGCAGGCGGTCGACGAGTGCGTCTTCGAACCGGCAGCCGACCCGCCAGGCGGGACCCGTGATGGCCTGTGCGGCCTGATCGGAGGTCAATCGGCTGAGCCGGTATTCATGATGGAAGATCTCCGGGACCGCCGGTTTGAGCCGGCTCATCTCCGCGAGCATGTCTTCCCGCATCACGAAGACGAACTGCAGGGGCAGCGCATCGTCTTCCATGATCACGGCGAGTTCTTCGACGAACGCTTCCCGGCCCGGTTCATCGAGCAGGAGAAAGAACTCTTCGAACTGGTCCAGCATGACGACGATCCGGGACGCGGAGCCGGGCCAGTTCCGGCGCAGCAGTTCCTGCAGAGAAACACCGTCCTCATCAAAGCCGCCCGCTCCGTTGTCCGTTACGAGCCGCCGGACCATCCGCTGCATGTGCTGCAGTGGATCGGTGAAACTCCGGATGATACACGTCAGGTGGCCCTGGTCATGCAACCGGGGGATGACACCGGCCCGGAGGATCGAACTCTTGCCGACGCCGGAACGGCCGTAGAGGAGAAACGAGCGCCGGGCAAGGATGCGGGAGCAGATGTTCTCGATCTCCTCCTCGCGTCCGAAAAAGAGGCCCTGGTCGTTTTCGGTGTAGTAGTCGAGGAACTTGTACGGACGGGTCGGCTTGTCTTTGGCCGCCTGCGGGGACGGTTCATCCACGATCTCCACCGCTTCGCCGATGAAGACGTACCCATGCTTCGGCACCGTCTTGACGTAACGGGGATTCGATGCGTCATCCTCCAGCTGTTTCCGGATCGACTTTATACACTGGGTCAGCGCCGTATCGCTGACGATCACGTCTTCCCAGACTTCGTCGAAGATGCGGTTCTTCTCCACCAGTTGCCCCGCATTGGATACCAGCAGCACCAGTACGTCGAAATACCTGGAACTCAAAGGCAGC encodes the following:
- the rny gene encoding ribonuclease Y; translated protein: MEFPLENLNGLLLPLAALTVFSALVGLVIGMLWRRSKAGEMEEKAQKRAQRLFKEMEVQRRAEMLEEKRKWHDAREAQEAEINSRQSALVSQEQDMMDREKECEQRYDNLKDREDQTSLREDELEKSEERLNAQEVRLKESASEYRNRLESLARLTSEEAKQQLHGELIRDVKQEAEHQVRDILKTAQTNANREARQIVTLAISRCAVDQSTQTSVAVVPLPNDQIKARIIGKDGRNIRTFEAASEVKVMVDDTPEAVVISCFDPIRREIARTAMADLVSNGKITQSRIEEIIGRAREQIDSRLLSEGQQAVNELKLKSMHPEMMKLVGRLRFRSSYGQNALDHSKEVAFLTGMMAVEIGLDELLARRCGLLHDVGKALDHEMEGSHPEIGLAFAEKYGEPEEVKNAIIAHHNDENEEITSPITFLVAAADAISGARPGARRNDPEDYVRRVVELEELARSFDGVADAYAINAGREIRVMVRPDQVDDDQTHTLASEISQKIRNDLTYPGHIKVTVIREKIAHRMTNKRDDQQHGGRRRSYGRNRNRRQAPASSGQAAG
- the queG gene encoding tRNA epoxyqueuosine(34) reductase QueG gives rise to the protein MPVSLTEEIKAHAASLGFDLAGVTTADPPRHGDYYAEWVEQGLGGEMAYLKRQIEKRQDPRKILPNARSLVVVAMNYRCPDPDPGSGMQAGTPESTPRGRIARYARGDDYHDVIKEKLLALLRFVQDRAGRPVEGKVYVDTGPVLEREFAVRAGLGWFGKHTNLIHKRVGSWLLIGEILLDIELNPDGPAADHCGTCTLCLEACPTDAIVEPYVVDSRRCISYHTIELKGAIPLEYRAAMGDRVFGCDDCQDVCPWNRSAPETGDPAFVARPWNEMPDLIEMLGLTPEAFRTRFKGSPVKRTKRRGLLRNTAVALGNTKDPRVVPALADSLGDDEPLVRGHAAWALGNVGGEKALAELEKARMTEEDPWVVEEIDRALAECEAS
- a CDS encoding LysM peptidoglycan-binding domain-containing protein gives rise to the protein MIRHLPLIGLVLLIGCAAPRTLEPGARTAPPTETADIAGNTVAVEEPTDPDLTLDHVAPADSLAMKDPASLLADARMRYDAALTALERSDTTAARAAVDEVLELLVLLSDDQKHAATPAQADLLRKLGPLVDRIQARRRAAAEIRGSIPRVLNRRVTQQINLFLKDRSLNILKTAYQRSGRYTPMIREELSARGMPPELQWLPIVESGFKPRAFSWASAAGMWQFIYDTGKRYGLQRSGWVDDRFDPHKATPAALAYLGDLYTMFDDWFLAMAAYNCGEYRVLREINRTGNRDYWKMRLPRETRNYVPKFLAVLHIIENPEKYGVELPDTHDPYLFEEVRIDKSVALQHVADLLAMPQDDLKALNTDIRYGVTPPTGFSLRVPLGAGSTLLGSLDELPESNFKPPPEVRRYRVRRGDTLGHIAVRFRTSVSRLRSMNRIRGSLIRVGQLLRVPGRNYGGQQWAGQTASYGTPRDAATHTVRRGDSLTRIARYYGTSVVALKLANGLRGDLIHPGQVLRLSGNGSGTSGAVTYNIRSGDTLARIARAFKVTLAALMRANPDVQARRLQIGQRIVIPG
- a CDS encoding non-heme iron oxygenase ferredoxin subunit: MGYVKAAELDELSPGQMKMVSISGKEIVLCNVDGKYYAADNFCPHMGAPLSEGELDGTDLWCPFHGASFDVTTGDVLSPPAYENLTCFPVRVTEEAVEIDI
- the thiL gene encoding thiamine-phosphate kinase translates to MEHRKKGAGLPGEFEVIRRIGHALPESDPSVLLGVGDDAAAITPAPGMTTLLTTDTFVEGVDFDLDFSSWRQIGWKCMAANFSDIAAMGGVPRHALTTLCLPAHRSMEDVEALYAGIHELAGHAGHPVSIVGGDLSSTDGPTVISITVSGEAAVEHITRRSGARAGDILCVTGHLGASETGLRLLRAARERPAAGSPATDRFEGVLCRHRTPVPRVREGVLLAESGWVHAMIDVSDGLSSDALHVGRDSGVGLNLDGNALPMAEETRRAMEELRIDPVGTALESGEEFELLYAVAPEGVARLAAELAERTGTPLTPIGECVSADRGYTITDRTGPRPLRPKGYEHFSD